A region of Nostoc sp. 'Peltigera membranacea cyanobiont' N6 DNA encodes the following proteins:
- a CDS encoding helix-turn-helix domain-containing protein — protein MTVQILPQVGDKWRDICLNLPIMELGKLLKISDLIRELRQQLDLSQEKFAAKLGVSLRTVNRWENGSTVPSQMALKLIEEMLQKMGEPGKRLANEYLPKAEQREDS, from the coding sequence ATGACTGTTCAAATTCTTCCTCAAGTTGGAGACAAATGGCGAGACATCTGTCTTAATCTTCCTATTATGGAACTAGGAAAGCTACTAAAAATTTCAGATTTAATCCGTGAACTTCGGCAGCAACTGGATCTATCTCAGGAAAAGTTTGCAGCCAAGTTGGGAGTTTCTCTGCGAACAGTCAATCGCTGGGAGAACGGATCTACAGTGCCTTCACAGATGGCACTAAAGCTGATTGAAGAAATGTTACAAAAGATGGGCGAACCAGGCAAAAGACTAGCGAACGAGTATCTCCCAAAAGCGGAGCAAAGGGAGGACTCTTAA
- a CDS encoding 1-acyl-sn-glycerol-3-phosphate acyltransferase → MINQHSKNLLNTQLENAPGEGYIFSWFDWFCLWYPPGWLILFNRHWQHYYTDPDGWNCLEYGLFLIPGGFYLAMLIRWLRLGFRSPRKEIGEFDPKYQQAFRQEVLRAIVKYYFRGELKQVENLPQTGPLIVAMNHAGMCFPWDFLTLGYLLSEARGWVVQPVASPALFDHSWVIWWLPPKWSQVLGGVRAELDDFEAAMAQDKIILYAPEGIRGPLKGWKRRYQLEKFDVSFVKLSDRYHIPILPVVCIGSEFLHPWAVNFQKLQRLVKLPFLPFSPFIFVLILFPSMGIWAMRTRLSYYIQPLESAELPNLNKGRTDVYRQAQKLREKLQIKINQRLFVK, encoded by the coding sequence TTGATTAATCAACACTCCAAAAACCTCCTCAACACTCAACTGGAAAATGCACCAGGTGAAGGCTATATATTTAGCTGGTTTGATTGGTTTTGCCTCTGGTATCCTCCAGGCTGGCTAATTTTATTCAACCGCCATTGGCAGCACTATTACACCGATCCAGATGGTTGGAATTGCCTGGAATATGGATTATTTTTAATTCCTGGCGGATTTTATCTGGCGATGCTAATTCGTTGGTTGCGTCTTGGTTTCCGTTCACCCCGAAAAGAAATTGGTGAATTTGATCCCAAATATCAACAAGCTTTTCGCCAAGAAGTTCTCAGGGCCATTGTCAAATACTATTTTCGGGGAGAATTAAAACAAGTCGAAAACTTGCCGCAAACAGGGCCGTTGATTGTGGCAATGAATCATGCAGGGATGTGTTTTCCTTGGGATTTTTTGACTTTAGGTTATTTATTAAGCGAAGCTAGAGGATGGGTAGTACAACCCGTAGCAAGTCCAGCATTATTCGATCATTCTTGGGTGATTTGGTGGCTACCACCTAAATGGTCGCAGGTTTTGGGCGGTGTGCGAGCCGAGTTAGATGATTTTGAGGCAGCTATGGCCCAAGATAAAATTATCTTATATGCGCCTGAAGGTATCCGCGGCCCTCTGAAAGGTTGGAAAAGACGCTATCAACTAGAAAAGTTTGATGTGAGTTTTGTTAAATTGAGCGATCGCTATCATATTCCCATTTTGCCAGTAGTTTGCATCGGGAGTGAATTTTTACATCCTTGGGCTGTTAATTTCCAGAAATTGCAACGACTAGTCAAATTACCATTTTTGCCTTTCTCACCTTTCATCTTTGTCTTAATTCTGTTTCCGTCAATGGGAATTTGGGCAATGAGAACTCGTTTGAGTTATTATATTCAGCCTTTAGAATCAGCAGAATTGCCTAATCTAAACAAAGGGCGTACAGATGTTTATCGGCAAGCACAAAAATTACGCGAAAAACTGCAAATAAAAATTAATCAGAGACTATTTGTAAAGTAA
- a CDS encoding GNAT family N-acetyltransferase, which translates to MRLRIYEIADTAEIMKLFYDTIHEVNIRDYTQEQVDAWAPANMNIDVWIKGLGSKFTYVAEENGKIIGFGELEANGHIDRFYCHKDFQRKGVGKKILEQLESKAKALGVEKLFTEASITAKPFFERHNFIIVKQQEVERRGQKLINFIMEKSI; encoded by the coding sequence ATGAGATTAAGAATATACGAAATCGCTGATACCGCAGAAATTATGAAATTGTTCTACGACACTATTCATGAAGTGAATATTCGTGATTATACACAAGAACAAGTAGATGCTTGGGCACCAGCAAATATGAATATTGATGTTTGGATTAAAGGTTTAGGAAGTAAGTTTACTTATGTAGCAGAGGAGAATGGTAAAATTATTGGTTTTGGTGAATTAGAGGCTAATGGACATATCGATCGTTTTTACTGTCATAAAGATTTTCAAAGAAAAGGGGTTGGTAAAAAAATCTTAGAACAGCTTGAATCAAAAGCAAAAGCTTTAGGAGTTGAAAAGTTATTTACAGAAGCTAGTATTACAGCTAAACCTTTTTTTGAAAGGCATAATTTTATTATTGTGAAGCAGCAAGAAGTAGAACGTAGAGGGCAAAAGCTGATAAATTTTATTATGGAAAAATCAATTTAG
- a CDS encoding DUF6464 family protein, protein MLKTLLVIAVGFLPSLISLWAIRKTHARSRLRMRQAAMNFQAVQGRQNLRPVEGDRYYLEGVGYLIGDISCKFNARSGYMRCAVNPAGPCNGCRHYEPKGLPGSEKGI, encoded by the coding sequence GTGTTAAAGACACTTTTAGTAATTGCCGTTGGTTTTTTACCGTCCCTGATTTCCCTGTGGGCGATCCGCAAAACCCATGCGCGATCGCGCCTACGGATGAGGCAAGCAGCCATGAATTTTCAAGCGGTGCAGGGACGGCAAAACCTTAGACCTGTTGAAGGCGATCGCTATTATTTAGAAGGGGTGGGTTATCTGATTGGCGATATCAGCTGCAAATTTAATGCCCGTTCTGGTTACATGCGTTGTGCTGTTAATCCCGCCGGCCCATGTAACGGTTGCCGTCACTACGAGCCTAAAGGATTACCTGGCAGCGAAAAAGGGATTTAA
- a CDS encoding ABC transporter substrate-binding protein: protein MNNAIAQTTALLSTCALLLTGCGGGGGSVTNTPTSTTNNTTTNTTQTTTTSGAIPIGIALAQTSNVALLGQEGFVGARIAEKYFNSKGGINGTPIKLVSQDTSGDEAGAINAFQTLINKDKVVGIVGPTLSQQAFSADPIAERAKVPVIGASNTANGIPEIGDYIARVSAPVSKVAPNSLKAALKQNPQIKKVAVFYAQNDAFNKSETEIFQQAVREQGLELVTVQKFQTTDTDFQAQATNAINLKPDLVIISGLAADGGNLVRQLRELGYKGIIIGGNGLNTPNVLSVCKALCDGVLIAQAYSPEYPGEINKVFRQAYIEQYKKEPAQFTGQSFTAVQVYVEALKKLDKKSKISTLPLDKLRTELNKEILSGEYDTPLGKIGFTPVGDVVQSEFYVAQIKMDKDGNTGKFVFIK from the coding sequence ATGAACAACGCGATCGCTCAGACAACAGCATTATTATCAACTTGCGCTTTGCTACTAACAGGCTGTGGTGGTGGCGGTGGCTCTGTGACAAATACTCCAACTAGTACTACAAACAACACTACAACTAACACTACCCAGACAACGACTACATCAGGTGCTATTCCCATCGGCATTGCCTTAGCACAAACCAGCAACGTAGCATTACTTGGTCAAGAGGGATTTGTGGGAGCCAGAATCGCCGAGAAGTATTTCAATAGTAAAGGTGGCATTAATGGCACTCCGATTAAATTAGTAAGTCAAGATACTAGCGGTGATGAAGCTGGAGCAATTAATGCTTTTCAAACTTTAATTAACAAAGATAAAGTTGTCGGCATTGTTGGCCCTACTTTGTCACAGCAAGCTTTTAGTGCTGACCCCATAGCCGAACGTGCTAAAGTTCCAGTTATTGGAGCATCGAATACTGCGAACGGAATTCCAGAAATTGGTGATTATATAGCTCGTGTATCCGCCCCCGTTTCTAAGGTTGCCCCGAATTCGCTGAAAGCTGCACTCAAGCAGAATCCTCAAATTAAAAAAGTAGCAGTTTTTTACGCCCAGAATGATGCATTTAATAAATCAGAAACGGAGATTTTTCAACAAGCAGTTAGAGAACAAGGGCTAGAATTAGTAACAGTTCAAAAGTTCCAAACTACTGATACAGACTTTCAAGCCCAAGCTACTAATGCAATTAACTTAAAACCAGATTTAGTAATTATTTCGGGGCTAGCTGCTGATGGTGGTAACTTAGTACGGCAACTGCGAGAACTGGGTTATAAAGGCATAATTATTGGTGGGAATGGTCTAAATACACCTAATGTTTTATCAGTGTGTAAAGCCCTTTGCGATGGTGTGCTGATTGCTCAAGCTTACAGTCCTGAGTATCCTGGTGAGATTAATAAAGTATTTCGCCAAGCCTATATTGAGCAATACAAGAAAGAACCAGCCCAATTTACTGGACAATCCTTCACAGCAGTGCAGGTATATGTTGAAGCTCTGAAAAAGTTGGATAAAAAATCTAAAATCAGCACATTACCTCTTGATAAACTGCGGACAGAATTAAACAAGGAAATACTCTCTGGAGAGTATGATACTCCTTTAGGTAAGATTGGTTTTACACCAGTAGGTGATGTAGTTCAAAGCGAATTTTATGTCGCCCAAATTAAGATGGATAAAGATGGAAACACTGGAAAATTCGTATTTATAAAATAG
- a CDS encoding branched-chain amino acid ABC transporter permease — MDITLFLQQFLNGLSIGSIYAIFALGYTLVYSILGIINLAHGAIFTLGAYFTYALMGGSFGFNGLLANAALPIKLPFAIALILGSTLAGLIGVVMERVAFQPLRRQGSDPLLTVVSSLGVAVVIVNLIQYLVGAESYTYPADTYGNLPPSINFGTQEKEIPIRTVQIIIFAVSVGIVAIITYFINRTKYGKAMQAIAEDPTTASLLGINSDRFIILTFFISSFLAGLAGTLVASSVSIAGPYFGIAFGLRGLAVIVLGGLGSIPGAVLGGLLIGLVEAFVPAEYSGYKEAVAYGILFIMLLVRPQGLLGRRFIQKV, encoded by the coding sequence ATGGATATCACTCTATTTTTGCAACAATTTCTGAACGGATTATCTATTGGTAGTATCTATGCAATTTTTGCATTGGGATATACCTTAGTGTATTCGATTTTGGGCATCATTAATTTAGCTCATGGTGCAATTTTCACCCTGGGCGCATATTTCACCTATGCTCTCATGGGTGGTAGCTTTGGATTTAATGGCTTACTAGCTAATGCAGCCTTGCCGATCAAATTACCATTTGCTATAGCCTTAATCTTAGGAAGTACCTTAGCGGGATTGATAGGGGTTGTGATGGAACGGGTTGCTTTTCAACCTTTGCGCCGTCAAGGATCTGATCCTTTACTAACTGTTGTTTCCAGTTTGGGGGTAGCAGTGGTAATTGTGAACTTGATTCAGTATTTGGTAGGCGCAGAAAGTTACACATACCCCGCAGATACTTATGGGAATTTACCACCTTCTATTAACTTTGGTACTCAAGAAAAGGAAATTCCTATTCGCACCGTTCAAATAATAATTTTTGCTGTATCAGTTGGAATTGTGGCAATTATTACCTACTTTATAAATCGCACTAAGTATGGTAAAGCAATGCAAGCGATCGCAGAAGATCCAACTACAGCTAGTTTATTAGGGATTAATAGCGATCGCTTTATCATCCTAACATTCTTCATCAGCAGTTTTTTAGCAGGATTGGCAGGAACTTTAGTCGCTTCTAGTGTTAGTATTGCCGGGCCATATTTCGGCATTGCATTTGGATTGCGGGGTTTAGCAGTAATTGTCTTAGGTGGTTTAGGTAGTATTCCCGGCGCAGTTTTAGGAGGATTACTCATTGGATTAGTTGAAGCTTTTGTGCCGGCAGAATATTCGGGTTACAAAGAAGCTGTAGCTTATGGAATATTATTTATCATGTTGTTAGTTAGACCCCAAGGTTTGCTAGGTCGTCGGTTTATTCAGAAAGTTTAA
- a CDS encoding Uma2 family endonuclease — protein sequence MKTYTKQKLTFDDFLEQCPEEGLYELVDGEIVEVRATRNHDDVADFAADSFKDEIKRLNLNYVVKNTAVFRTITVNGIEQGRKPDVSVIDKDVWRSNRSAYSALEEPIQLAIEVTSTNWEDDYIDKLDEYQRLGITEYWIVDYLAIGSREYLGNPKVPTVFVFLLDAEGKYQRTYFRGSERIVSRTFPELALTAEQILTA from the coding sequence ATGAAAACATACACTAAACAAAAATTAACTTTCGATGATTTTTTGGAACAGTGTCCAGAGGAAGGTTTATATGAACTTGTGGATGGAGAAATTGTAGAAGTGCGTGCAACTAGAAATCATGATGATGTAGCTGATTTTGCGGCTGACTCTTTCAAAGATGAAATTAAACGTCTAAATCTGAATTACGTAGTAAAAAATACAGCAGTCTTTAGAACTATAACTGTCAATGGAATAGAACAAGGGCGCAAGCCTGATGTCAGTGTTATAGATAAAGATGTATGGCGCTCAAATCGTTCTGCTTATTCTGCACTTGAAGAACCCATCCAGTTGGCTATCGAGGTAACATCAACTAATTGGGAAGATGACTACATTGATAAATTAGATGAATATCAACGGTTAGGTATTACAGAATATTGGATTGTAGATTATTTGGCAATTGGTTCAAGAGAGTATTTGGGAAATCCCAAAGTTCCGACTGTGTTTGTTTTTCTATTAGATGCTGAGGGTAAATATCAACGTACATATTTTAGAGGTTCCGAACGAATCGTGTCACGGACTTTTCCTGAACTGGCGCTAACAGCAGAGCAAATATTAACAGCTTAA